The genomic stretch TTTTCGGGTACCTTTTCGACGGCACCAGTTTCCTGCTTTCGAGCTATCCCACCGCCGAAAGCCGTATCATGTTTCATCGCAATATACGCGACCGGGTCATGAATCTGGCCCCCTTTCTGGAACTCGACGGTGATCCGTATATCGTTCTGGTGAACGGTGAACTGCGCTGGATTATCGATGCCTATACGACAGCTGACTCCTACCCCTACAGTGATCATTTTGTCGATGATCCCTTCAATCCGGAAAGCGAAGGACCACGGACCAATTTGACGGAAAGCCTTTCAGGTCTTCCGCGGGGCACAAACTATATCCGCAACTCCATCAAAGGGGTTGTCAATCCCTACAACGGGGACGTTGATTTTTAAGTATACGATAGCGAAGACCCCATTATACGGGTCTGGCAGAGGATATATCCGGAACTCTTCAAAGAAAAAAACGAGATGCCGGAGGAGCTCCGACAGCATGTCCGCTATCCCGCGGATTTCCTGCAGGTACAGGGAGCGGTATATGCCCGGTATCATATGCGGAACCCTGAAGTCTTCTACAATCAGGAGGACCTCTGGGTCAGAGCCACGGAGAAGTATTATGATTCCGTCCAGCCCGTCGAACCATACTACATAATGTGGGAGCGACCGGGTTCGGATGAACCTGAGTTCATACTGATGCTGCCCTATACACCGAAAAGCAAGCAGGTGCTGATCGGCTGGATCGCCGGGGTCAGCGATCCGGAGAACTACGGCGATTCATCGCCTACCGGTTCCCCAAGGAACAACGTATACTCGGACCCCAGCAGATGGAAACGAAGATTGACCAGGACAGCTTCCTTTCCGGGCAGCTCTCGCTCTGGAACCAGCGGGGTTCAAATGTCATTCGCGGCAATGTGCTGGTCCTGCCGTTAAACGGGACCCTGCTGTATGTGGAACCGATCTACCTGCAGTCGGAGACGGCGGCGTATCCCGAACTGCGAATGGTTGTACTCATGCATAAAGACACCATGGTCTACGCCGAAACCCTGGATTCAGCCCTGGAAAAACTCTATGCCGCAGGATCGGAGGCAGAAGCAGAAACCGGGCAGTCGAAAACGGTAACAGCGACGGCATCAGGGGACGCTTCCGGGAAGGAGAAGCAGGAACTGATTCGGCAGGCCGCCGAGGCTTTTGATGCCTATATTCAGAACACCGGCAGCAGCGACTTCGACGCCGCCGCGTCCGAACTCCGGAGACTGCAGAAACTTCTGAACGAACTCACCGCCCGGGATTGAGTACCTGCTGTACGGCCATCCGGCTGAGGGTCACGCTGCGCCTTCGCCAATACCGAAGAAGCAGAGATAGGTTCCGTCATTAATCAGTCTCTGCAGATAGACCGCCAGCTCCATCAGGTGGTAATCCCCCCACATGCAGGATTCGCCCCGGGGAACACCGGGGCTGTCCGGCTCGTGGTCCCAGCCGTTCGGCCTGTGATATACAGCGTGAAGCAGCAGTCCCTGATGATCCCTGTCTTTTGAAAGATAGGGATACCGGAAGAGGGAGCGCGCAACGGTCAGGCCTGTTTTTACATAGCGTGTTCCTGCTTCGGAATCACCTGAAGAGTCAAGCAGGCGACCAAGCCGCAGCAGGCCCTGGGCGGAAATCGCTGCTGCGGAACTGTCCACCGGTTCATGGGAATTGAAAGGGTCTGCAGCCTGGTCTCGATACCCCGGCATCTTTGCGAGTCCCGGAGCGCCTGTGTCCCAGTAGGGGATACCGTCTGTGGGAGTCTCACTGATATAGAAATCCGCCACCGCGGCGGCACATTCCACACATCGGTTTACAACAGACTCTCTGTCGGGAAGCTGAGGAATCCCGCTTTTCGCTACATACTCATCGGAAAGTCCGGAAAAGAACTCCGCCAGTTCCGCGTAGCCGCAGAGTATCCAGGCCAGTCCCCGGGTCCAGGTGGAAAAAGGCGAGTACCCCTGCTGCGTCGAAGGACAGCGATAGCTGCCGTTACGGGTGTTGAAAATCGATTCATGAACCACCCTGCCCCGGAGGTCCCATATATCCCGGCCGCTTCCAAAGTAGACATTGTATCGGGCGGTTGTTTCGGCATGCTGAAGAAGCCTGGTCAGCAGGTCGACCTCCCTGTCCTGCTCCTCTTTCAGCCGCTGCCCCAGCAGATGCCCCAGAGCCAGAACCCGCAGGGAACGAAGGGTATCGGAAAAAAGGGAGTGGGGACCATTGAAGGAGTAGATATAACCCAGGTCCTCTTCGACAGCCGTCCATCGTGAAGCCTGTACCGCCCCGGAAAGCCTGAGGGCCAGTTCATAATAACGACGTTCCCAGGGATTCTCCTCTATTTTACCTTCAGCCATAAGCCGCAGGAGGTTGCCGTAGGTACTCACGTTATTGAACCCGTGATCATGAACCCCCGTGTGGCTTACATGGGGCGCCATATGGTCGATGGTCCCCTTCCTGCCCAGATCCAGAAACTGCGGATCTCCGGAGGCATCAAACTGGTACAAAGCGTTGCCGAACATAAATCCCTGGGTCCAGTCCGTCCAGCCCCTGGAGGTATAACGCCCGCCCACGGTAAAGACCGGACTTCCCTGTGCGGGATTCCAGGTCTGAGCCAAACGGAGGATTTTATCCCCGGCGAGGTTAAAAAAAGCATCCACCCCGGAGGATAAATCCCGGGGTACAATCGAGCTGTCCACCTGTATCATTGCTGCAATCTCCCTTCCTTATTTGTCAGTACTTCTGCCTTAATCAAAGTATAAACCCCGCAGGGCCTGAGTCAATTTCTTCCCGCTTCGGGAATTGCATCGAAACACCAATAATTCTATACTTCAGGCATGAAACTTCGCATTTTGCTGTTAACAGCAGCATGTATACTGGGGCTCCAGACCCTGATTCAGGCGGAAACAGTTAAAATCGGGGTTTTTCCTTCCAACGAACCGGCAAAACTGTACCAGGTAATGGAATATTTTGGGGACTATCTTTCGGAAAAGACCGGCGACGACATTTCCGTGATCGTCAGTCATGACTATACCGAACTGGGATTACGTTTCCGGGAGGGGTCCATCGATATTGCCTGGCTCAACACCCTTACCTATGTTCGCCTGAAGTCCGTCATACCCGGAATCCGCTACCTGGCAACCTACATGGAACGCAATGAACGGACAGGAGAGATAATTCCCTATTACCGGTCGAATATCGTCAGCCTGAAGTCCTCGGGTTTCTCGTCCCTTGAGGACATCAGGGACCGGCTTTTTGCCTTTACCGACCCCTCTTCCACCTCCGGCTACGCCTACCCCAATATGATGCTGAAACAGAGAGGTATTGATCCGGAAAGCTATTTCAGGAAGGTGTTTTACCTCAGGCAGCATGACAGGGTAGTCGAAGCCCTGCGCCACGGCTCCATCGCGGCGGGGGCCATATCCGACGGTACCCTGTCTGCCGCCATTCGCAGATATGGAGATATCTTTACCGTACTTGCAGAATCGGACCCGATTCCCCTCGATGCGATTGTAAGCACGGAAGTCTTCCCTTCCGTAAAAATCAAGGCATACCGGGACGCCCTGCTTTCCATGCCCGGCGACCATCAATTCCTTCGTGCCATGAAGGAGACTCTCGGATGGAACGCCGCGGGGTTCGCAGTTCTTGACAATGCTTTCTACGACAGTGTCAGGGAGGCCTTGAAGCAATAGGATGTCTTTTCGACAAAACCTTTTTCTGCTTATTTTACTACCCTTCACCCTTCTCACGGTACTTCAGATTGGCGGTCTGCAGCAGGTTATCAAACAGATCCGAAAGGCCAGGGAAAGCTACGAGGTTTCGGAGATTCAGACCGTCGCCTCAAGAATAGAGCTGATGCTTCGGATGATGCAGAATGCGGCGATCAATCTCTCCCGTCCCGAAGAGATCCGAAGGGCCCTTGAACGGGGAGACAACAACACCCTCTACGACTGGAGTTCCTCCTTCTCCCAGAGCTTTGACACAATCATATTCAGCGATCAGGACGGCATTGTGGTCGCCAGGGCGCCGGATGAGTTCCGCTTCGGAGACTCGATAGCCGAACTCCCCTTTTTTACCGAGACCCCCATGGATGAGTGTTATCTTGGAATAGCGGAAATAGACGGGGTAAAGAGTATTGTCGTTTCCCGGCTTATCAAGAAATACAACGATATCGTGCTGGGTAACGTCACCATTACCATCGCCATAACACGGGAACGACTGGCCTCGCTGGTCCGGGACACCAACGAGATACTGCTCAGTCATAAAAACTCCGAACCCGTCAGCTCGAACGAGGCAATCTCCCCTCAGGAGCATGCATATCGGGCGCTTCCCTTCACGGAAGAATACGCCCCGGTGCTCTCGGGTTTTCGCATAGCCTTCACCGATTACAGTACCTACATACGGCTTCTGGAACTGCAGAGGACCATGACCACCAGCAGCCTGCTTGCACTCATCATAACCCTGCTTGTTCTGTTTCTGCTGCTGCAGCGGGAGCTTCGTCCCTATTCCTGGATCACGCACTCCCTTATGGACTACGCAGAACAGAGAATTGATCTTGATGGGACCCGTGAACAGCTGGAAAGGATGCCGAAAAACAACAACCGCGATGCCGGCAGAATTGCCGGGGCCCTGCTGCGGATGCTCGAGGCGGTCCAATCCAACCTGAGCCATATCGAGACTATCGCCCAGAAGGACTCCCTGACCGGACTTGCGAATCGTCGCAGTCTCGATTCGCTCCTTGCAGCGGAGATTGAAAAGGCCCTCCGTTATCGTACTCCCCTTTCGGTCATCCTTCTTGATATCGACCATTTCAAGGAGGTCAATGACAGCTACGGACACCAGAGCGGAGATACGGTACTCAAACGACTTGCCGCACTCCTTGAAACAAACAGCCGCTCCAGCGATCTGATCGGGCGATGGGGAGGTGAGGAGTTCATGATAATATCTCCCGGATCCTCTGCGGAAAAAGCCAGGGTGTATGCGGAAAAACTGCGGGAACTCCTGGAGAAGCAGGAATATTCCGTACAAATACAGGCAACCGGAAGTTTCGGAATAGCCGAATACAACTTTGGGGAATCAGGTTCAAGCCTGATTGAACGGGCGGACAGGGCCCTCTACCGTGCAAAATCCGGCGGAAGAAACAGGGTAGAGCTTGAGCCGCACAATCAGGCGGGAAAATCGGTATAATCCAGCAGGGGTTTCCAGCGTGCATCCTCATGGCCGAGGTGTCTGGCAAAGGAGTCCACCAGGGATGAAACTACGCGATTTATCTCGCCGGCGGACATTCCCTCCAGGGACAGGACTCCTCCTGCGGACCTGTCGTGTCCCCCGGCGTTATCCTTTACCAGGGGCAGTTTTTTTATCAGGGCGCCGGCGTTCATCCGCTCGCTGGAAGTTCTGATGGACAGGATCAG from Marispirochaeta aestuarii encodes the following:
- a CDS encoding glycoside hydrolase family 88 protein is translated as MIQVDSSIVPRDLSSGVDAFFNLAGDKILRLAQTWNPAQGSPVFTVGGRYTSRGWTDWTQGFMFGNALYQFDASGDPQFLDLGRKGTIDHMAPHVSHTGVHDHGFNNVSTYGNLLRLMAEGKIEENPWERRYYELALRLSGAVQASRWTAVEEDLGYIYSFNGPHSLFSDTLRSLRVLALGHLLGQRLKEEQDREVDLLTRLLQHAETTARYNVYFGSGRDIWDLRGRVVHESIFNTRNGSYRCPSTQQGYSPFSTWTRGLAWILCGYAELAEFFSGLSDEYVAKSGIPQLPDRESVVNRCVECAAAVADFYISETPTDGIPYWDTGAPGLAKMPGYRDQAADPFNSHEPVDSSAAAISAQGLLRLGRLLDSSGDSEAGTRYVKTGLTVARSLFRYPYLSKDRDHQGLLLHAVYHRPNGWDHEPDSPGVPRGESCMWGDYHLMELAVYLQRLINDGTYLCFFGIGEGAA
- a CDS encoding GGDEF domain-containing protein, which produces MSFRQNLFLLILLPFTLLTVLQIGGLQQVIKQIRKARESYEVSEIQTVASRIELMLRMMQNAAINLSRPEEIRRALERGDNNTLYDWSSSFSQSFDTIIFSDQDGIVVARAPDEFRFGDSIAELPFFTETPMDECYLGIAEIDGVKSIVVSRLIKKYNDIVLGNVTITIAITRERLASLVRDTNEILLSHKNSEPVSSNEAISPQEHAYRALPFTEEYAPVLSGFRIAFTDYSTYIRLLELQRTMTTSSLLALIITLLVLFLLLQRELRPYSWITHSLMDYAEQRIDLDGTREQLERMPKNNNRDAGRIAGALLRMLEAVQSNLSHIETIAQKDSLTGLANRRSLDSLLAAEIEKALRYRTPLSVILLDIDHFKEVNDSYGHQSGDTVLKRLAALLETNSRSSDLIGRWGGEEFMIISPGSSAEKARVYAEKLRELLEKQEYSVQIQATGSFGIAEYNFGESGSSLIERADRALYRAKSGGRNRVELEPHNQAGKSV
- a CDS encoding phosphate/phosphite/phosphonate ABC transporter substrate-binding protein, whose amino-acid sequence is MLLTAACILGLQTLIQAETVKIGVFPSNEPAKLYQVMEYFGDYLSEKTGDDISVIVSHDYTELGLRFREGSIDIAWLNTLTYVRLKSVIPGIRYLATYMERNERTGEIIPYYRSNIVSLKSSGFSSLEDIRDRLFAFTDPSSTSGYAYPNMMLKQRGIDPESYFRKVFYLRQHDRVVEALRHGSIAAGAISDGTLSAAIRRYGDIFTVLAESDPIPLDAIVSTEVFPSVKIKAYRDALLSMPGDHQFLRAMKETLGWNAAGFAVLDNAFYDSVREALKQ